The following is a genomic window from Amycolatopsis sp. BJA-103.
CCGGCATCAAGCGGTAGTAGCCGGTGACGAACTCGGTGATGTCCTCGTTCACGACGGGCCGGGGCGCGGTGGAAGTCGTGGTGGGGACGGGAAGCGTGGTGGTCGTCGACGAGGGCGGGGGCGCCGGGCGCGGTTCGGTCGCGGCGGGAAGCGGGGTTCCGGCGGTCTGGATGGAACCCGCGAAGTGGACACCCACGAAAATGGCCGCCAGCAGGGAACCCGAGACGCCCAGGATCAGGAACACCAGCCAGACGTTGACCTGTGAATGCTGGACGTTGTAGACGTTCGTCGTGGTCGAGGCTTTCGAGCCACTGCCATCACGGCGGGTCATGACCTGGGAGATGGCGCTGACGATCCCGGTCGCGAGGGTGAACGCGACGACGAAACCCCAGGCCAGGAAACTGGTCTTGAGATCGGTCGCGAAATTGATCGCGGTGCCGAGGGCGGCGGCGATGAAGGCGCCGAGCAAAGACCAGAACCACACAGAACCCGCCCGGTTCAAGATCGTCTCCCTCGCAGCTCGCCGAAACCGTCGGCTTACAACTCGTGGGGCGGACTGGCCTTGTTACGACGGACGGGGTCTGTGGCTCTATCGTGATTGGTATGCACGTACTGGGGGAGCGGTGGTGACTTCGTCCAAATGGGGTGGCCTCGTCGCCCTGCTCGCAGGGTTCTTCGTGCTCCTGCTGGACACGACGATCGTCGCGGTGGCGAGTCCGAGCATCCAGGCCGATCTGGGCGGGGACGTCGCCGCGCTGTTCTGGGTGACAGCGGGATACTTGCTCGCGTTTTCGGTTCCGTTGCTGGTCGCCGGGCGACTCGGTGACCTCTTCGATCCGAAGCGCGTCTATCTGTTCGGCATGGCGGGCTTCGCCGCCGCCTCCGCGCTGTGCGGGCTCGCGACCTCGATCGGATGGCTCATCGCCTTCAGGATCCTGCAAGGCCTGGCCGCGGCCGCGATGTCCCCGCAGCCGCTCACGCTGATCCGGCGGCTCTTCGCCGAAGACGAGCGCGGCCGCGCCTTCGGCATCTGGGGCTCTGTCGCGGCCGCCGCCACCTTGCTCGGCCCCATTCTGGGCGGATTGCTGACGGCGAGCCTCGATTGGCGCTGGATCTTCTGGGTCAACGTGCCCCTCTGCGCCATCGCCGTCGTCATGGGGATTCGCCTGATTCCGGGTAGCCGCGGCGGCGTCGCGCGTTTCGACCTCGTCGGTGCCGTGCTGAGCACAGCAGGTCTGAGCCTTCTCGTGTGGGCACTGCTGTCCTGGAACTCCCTTTCGCTGCCCATGACCGTCCTCGCCGTTGCCCTGCTCATCGGTTTCTATTTCCGGGAACGCAGCGAAGGAGCCGACGCGCTCGCGCCACTGTGGCTCTACCGCTCATCCGGATACCTGTCGGCGAGCCTCGCGATGGCGTCCCTCGGCGCGACGGTCCTCGCGATGGCGTTGCCCACCATGCTCTACATCCAAGAGGCGCGCGGTTTCGGACCGATCGAAGCGGCGATGGTCCTGGCACCGGACGCCG
Proteins encoded in this region:
- a CDS encoding serine/threonine protein kinase, with amino-acid sequence MNRAGSVWFWSLLGAFIAAALGTAINFATDLKTSFLAWGFVVAFTLATGIVSAISQVMTRRDGSGSKASTTTNVYNVQHSQVNVWLVFLILGVSGSLLAAIFVGVHFAGSIQTAGTPLPAATEPRPAPPPSSTTTTLPVPTTTSTAPRPVVNEDITEFVTGYYRLMPDTRAGWPLIGPNLQRRGLTDYEAHWGRISAVDVHSASATSATTVRVRVTLHYRDGRASLETHELTVVPCDGHLCIDADTLVRGK
- a CDS encoding MFS transporter translates to MTSSKWGGLVALLAGFFVLLLDTTIVAVASPSIQADLGGDVAALFWVTAGYLLAFSVPLLVAGRLGDLFDPKRVYLFGMAGFAAASALCGLATSIGWLIAFRILQGLAAAAMSPQPLTLIRRLFAEDERGRAFGIWGSVAAAATLLGPILGGLLTASLDWRWIFWVNVPLCAIAVVMGIRLIPGSRGGVARFDLVGAVLSTAGLSLLVWALLSWNSLSLPMTVLAVALLIGFYFRERSEGADALAPLWLYRSSGYLSASLAMASLGATVLAMALPTMLYIQEARGFGPIEAAMVLAPDAVVAILLSPPAGRWVDRVGGRRPAILGMSLLLASLVLIGVVVVLELNPWWITVGAALLGAANAMAWSPLSAIAMASVAPGAAGGASGLFNTVRQVGAVAGVAVTGAVLAGLGAWPTVAFGVVFGFISLVAVGGVVAALRLPANPRMGELVVEG